In Haliscomenobacter hydrossis DSM 1100, the DNA window CGCCAACATGACTTTTGGCCGCACCGATCGGTTGGAAACCCAAATTTTTACGGACGAAAACAGGTTGTCTGGTTTTGGTCGTCTCGACTACAGCTTCAACAACAAATATTTGGCAACGTTTACCGTTCGAGCAGATGCCTCCAGCAAATTCGCCAAGGAGAACCGCTTGGGTATTTTCCCTGCTGTTGCCGTGGGCTGGAAAATTTCGGAGGAAGCCTTTCTGCAAAATTCAGACGTCATTTCCGAGCTTAAGTTGAGACTCAGCTATGGTGAAACGGGTAACGACCGGATCAATTCCACCGCTACGCAGCTGTTGTTTGTGGGCTCGACCTTAAGAGGACCGGGTTTTGGTAACTTTGATAACCCTTATTACAGCCCTTCCGGTTCAACCCTGTACAACCCGAATCTGGTTTGGGAAACGACCGTCAACCGCAACGCAGGTCTTGATTTTGACTTGTTCAAATCAAGAATCACGGGTAGCTTGGACTTCTATTACAATACGACCAAAGACCTCTTGCTGCAATCCGCAATCCCTTCCAATACCGGATTCAGCACCCAATGGAACAACATTGGTACCACTTCTAACAAAGGGGTTGAATTGGGGCTGAGCATCGGGATCATTGAACATCGGGACTATTTCCTGAACGCCAATTTTACGGTCGGTCATAACGTCGCCAAAATTGATGCACTCGACGGAACAAACTCTCGTTTTTTCCAGTCAAACTGGGCGAGCACCGACTTGAAGGATAGAGATGATTACTACATTGTGGTGGGAGGCAAAGTGGGCGATATTTATGGCTATGTAACCGATGGCTATTATCAAACCTCCGATTTTGCGGGGTATAACGCAGTAACCAATACCTATACCTTGAAAGAAGGTGTACCGAACTCAGGGGGAACCGTAGGCAATACGCGCCTCCGACCTGGTTTCCTGAAATTGAAAGACCTGGATGCTGACGGACAAATTACGAGCAAGGATCGCCAAGTGATTGGCAATGCCCTACCCCTTGCACAAGGTGGTTTTGGCCTGAGCGGCGTTTTTAAAGGTTTTGACGCGGCGGTCTTCTTCAACTGGTCGGTGGGCAATGACATCTACAATACCGGTAAAATCCAGTACAACCAATTCAGAAGGGTGACTTATGGCAACCTCTTGACCACCATGAGTTCCGACAAACGCTTTACCTACATTGACTTTGATGGCGCCGTAACGGGCATTCCCGGTGAGGTGGTGACCAACCTGGATCAACTGGCTCAGATGAATGCGGGCAAAGAAATTTGGTCACACGCCAGTTATGGTGTTGCACAGGCAGTGATTCACTCCTGGGCAGTAGAAGATGGCTCTTTTATCCGCTTGAACAACGTCAACATCGGCTACACCCTTCCTAAAAGTTTGACCTCAAAGGTGAAGATTGGTCAGGTGCGCATTTATGTTGCGGGCACCAACCTGAAGCTGTGGACCAAATACAGCGGTTATGACCCAGAGGTGAGCACCGGCCGGAGCGGGTTTAATCAGATTACGCCAGGTGTCGATTATTCTTCTTTCCCTCGCAGCAAGTCTTATACCGCTGGGGTTAACATTAATTTTTAAATCACCGGTAAAAATCAGTATACGATGAAACGGAATATATTAATTTTTACACTCATCCTTTCTTTGGCTTCTTGTTCCGATTTTTTGGAGCCAGACTCTTTGTCAACCTTTGACAGCAAGTATGTATTTTCAAACGTTGATGATGCCCGTAAAGGGGTGAATGCCGCTTATGTGCAATTTGGGACAGACGGGTTCCGGTCTCGCCTTTCGAACAACATGGCGGGCAATACCGACATCGAACGCCAGAGTGGTTGGTCCAGTTCCAGCGATCGGTATCAAATCTGGAATTTGGATGCCTTATCAACCAATGGTGATCTCCGCCAGTTCTGGAACGCCGCTTATACTTCCATTCGGGATGCCAATATTGCCATTGAGGGAATCGAGAGCAGCGGATCGCTGGAATCGAACGACGCGCAAACCAAACGCCTGATGTACAATATGTTGGGTGAAGTGTATACCCTCCGGGCTTACTGGTACAGCATGCTGATTTACTTTTTTGGGGATGTACCCAACGTCCGTTTAGCCCCCAAAGCAGGGGTTGATTTTTACTTGCCTCGGGAGAATCGCAACGTTATTTTGACGCAGTTGATCGATGACCTGAAGGCCATCGAAGATAAAATGCTCTGGGCCGACCAATGCCAGTACGGCACCGAACAGGTCAACCGGGAGTTTACCCTGGGGATGATTGCCCGTTTGGCGCTGCAAAGAGGTGGCTATTACCTCAAACCCGACATGACCATGGTCAGAGAAGGGGATTACAAAACGTACTATCAAATCGCCAAGGATTATACTGGCAAGCTGATTAGCCTGAAAGACAGACCCTTGCCTACGGATTATCGCCAGGTTTTTCTCAATCAGAACAAGTTTGTTACCACCGTTAATTCAGAAGTACTCTTTGAAGTTCCCTTTGCGCTGGGCAACGGCGATGTGGGTTGGAACATTGGGATTACGGTTCAAGGGGGAGCAACGGCTAGCCATGCTTATGGATCGGGTAATAATTATATGGCCATCCCGATGAGTTATTATTTCTCTTTTGATACCACCGATATTAGAAGAGATGTCACCTGTGCTTTGTATCAGGTCAATACTAAATTTGAAGAAGAGTTTGCATCAGCAAACAACATCGCACAAGGGAAATGGAGCCGTTATTTTTTGCCTGCTCCTCAAGGGCAAAATTCCGCCAAAGGAACGGGGATCAATTGGCCGATGCTGCGTTATGCCGACGTATTGTTGATGTACGCCGAAGCGGAAAACGAATTGAACGGGCCAACTGCGGAAGCTAAAAACGCCTTCAAAAGGGTTCGTCAAAGAGCTTTCTCTTCCAGCCTTTGGGCAGAGAAAGTAGATGCTTATACCGACTCCAGGTCGGGCAGTAAAGAAGAATTTTTCAACGCCATCGTCGATGAAAGAGGCTGGGAATTTGGCGGTGAAATGATCCGGAAATACGAGTTGATCCGCTGGGGCATTTATTCCAAAAAAATGCAAGAAACGGTCAACACCTTGAAAGAGATGGTTGATGGTGCCATTGCGGGTACTGGTAAATACGCCAATCTGCCCGACTACATGTACTGGAAACGCAACGCCGCCGGGAAGTTTACGCTCCTGAATCCCAATACCAAAGTGACGGGAGTGCCCGACCCTTCCTGGACCAGAGTTCCCTTTACCCGAGCCATGTATGACGCCACCAAGATGACCTACTCCGAATTTGTCACCAAAGACTGGGAACCTTACTACAATGGACCTGTTCCTGGAGTGGCTCGGTACATCTTTCCCGTTCCAGAAGAAGCCGTTTCAGCTAGCCAAGGCAAGGTTGACAACAATGGCTATATGTTCAAATAATTTTCTTGTAAGATAAAATTCTGTCATGAAGAATATTGCTAAGTATGCTATTTTTCCCATTGCTTTTTGCGCCGCACTGGTCTTTTTGTTCAGCAGCTGCGAAAAAGAAGAAATAGTATACGAAGAAACCAGATTGTTTAGGCCAGCGCTAAACACTGCGCTTTCCGCCAAACTCAATACCATCATTATTGACATGGCCAAAATGAAAGAGGCTGTTTCCTATACATTCGAAATCAGCCAGGATTCATTTAAGACCGCACCATTGTATACCTTTACGATCGATACGACCTACTTGATTGTAGACAAAGGCCTCGTCGGAGAAGAGCTGGATTACAATTCCTCGTATCAGGTAAGGGTAACTGCCATTGCCGCTGATCCACAGTTCAACAGTAGGCCAGCTTTATTGGGCTCTGTTCGTACGGAACCGCTACCTTCCATTCAGTTGGCCCCTAGAGCTTATGATGTAACCGATGTGTTGGCTAGGGTACGCTGGAACCCTTTTGGTCTTCCCGTTGATCAAGTGAAGGTATTCAGTACTACGGATAAAAAACTGCGAACCCCACTGGGTAGCTATACGGTAAGTTCTGCTCAGAATACGGCAGGGGAAGTGATCATCGACAAGCTTACACCTGCGACCAGTTATTTGGTCGCAATTTACAGCGCGGGTGGTTTACGAGGCTTTGTAGAGTACAAAACCTTGGAAAAAGGTGTTTATCCAGGCGATCCCAATGTCATTGACCTTACCACTAGCGAAGATCCAGGTGCATTGCAGACAGCGATGGCTTCAGTTGCCGAGGGGAGTATTGTCCTCCTGAAGCGAGGCGTGCGCTATAATTTTCCTGCCGCCAACCTAAGTACCTCCATCACCATCAAAGGGGAATATGGCCTTACTGAGGGCAGAGCGCAGATCTTTTCGACTGGTGATTGGAGGATTGCAACAGGTGTAACGATTGACCATGTTGTTTTTGATGACATCGACATCATTGGTTCAGACCCTGGTGCCGTTTACGTCTTCAACATCAACAACTCAGGTACACCGACTATCATTACCAATTTGGTCTTTAAAAACTGTACCATCACCAGTCTACGGGGGATTGCCCGCTTGCGCAGTGATTCCTACATTAAAAATTTTACCATCACCAATAGTATTGTCTACAACATCGGCAGCTATGGTGTTTTTACCACGGATACCGATGGTGCGACCAAGGCGGCCGTGGACCACATTAAGTTGCTCAACTCAACTTTTTATCAGCTTTCATTCATCGCTACTTCCCGCACGAATTCGCAAAGCTTCCTGATCGATGGTTGTACATTTAGCGAGTTTACAGAGGCGGGCCAACGTACGTTCAGATATCGGGGTGGAACTGACCGGAACAACATCATCGGCGGTTTGACGATTTCAAACTCCGTTTGGGGAACTGGTTGGGACAAGGCAGCAAGTGGCAGCAAAACCGTTACCTTTAAAGAAGGGCTAGTTAGTACAAATGTCAGCGTTTTGAATACTTGGGCGACTTCAGATTTTGCAGCTGCTGCAGGCTCGGAGTTGCCAGGATTTCCAGCGCTTACCTATTCAGGCACGGCCACCAAGCTTTGGACAGATCCCACCAAAGGGAATTTTTCCATCGCGGACGCTGGTTTTGCAGGTAAAACCTCTAGTGGGGATCCACGCTGGCGGGTGAAGTTGTAGGTGTTCATCCTGCCATTGTAACTGATCGTAAACCCTTATAGCTACGGTTTACACACCTCTTTTTAGGTTGAATTTAAAATTGTGCTTTTGCCCAGGAACCCCCGACCCCTAAAGGGAAGTACATTATTGGTTAGCTGAAAATGCTACTTTTTAGGCTCAAAAAAGCCGTTTTCGATTGCCCGAAAATGTACTCCCCTTTAGGGGTCGGGGGTTCTTAGGCGTAGGTAAAATGCTCAATGTCAACCACAAAAATGATTTTGTAAAGAGGTGTGTACATCGTAGGCTTTTAGTCAAGACTTAAGGGATAATTCATATTCCTTGCTCATTTCCCTTTCAAAACAACTATAATGGGCTCTAAAATAACGGGTATTGCAGTGATGCTTTGCCTGGTTCAGGGTATCGTTTTTTCTCAGGCAACGATCCACAATCCCAATCTGAGCGATGACCGCTACCGCAACCCGATTATCCACGCCGATTATTCTGATCCAGATGTCGTCAGGGTCGGTGAAGACTATTACATGACGGCCTCCAGTTTTAGCCATTTTCCCGGGCTGCCCATCCTGCATTCCAAAGACCTGGTCAACTGGACGATCATCGCCCATGCCGCTTTAACTTACCCCGACACCTCTTTTCGGCTTCCGCAGCATGGCAATGCCATTTGGGCACCCAGTATCCGGCACCACAATGGCACCTATTACATCTATTACGGCGATCCGGATAGAGGGGTTTTTATGACCAAAGCCACCAACCCCGCTGGCCCCTGGACGCCCTTAAAACTGATCAAAAAGGTGACTGGCTGGATCGATTGTTGCCCCCTTTGGGATGAAGACGGCAAAGCCTACCTCGTACATGCCTACGCCAACAGCCGGGTAGGACTTAAAAGTGTGCTCCTGGTCAATGAAATGAACCCCAATGGAGAAGAAATACTGGGCACTTCCACCTTGGTGTTTAATGGCCAACAAAACCACAATACCATCGAAGGCCCCAAGTTTTACAAGCGCAATGGCTACTACTACATTTTTGCCCCGGCAGGTGGAGTGGCTACGGGCTGGCAAACCATTTTGAGGTCAAAAAACGTTTTTGGCCCCTACGAAGAAAAAATTGTGCTCGAACAAGGTTCCACCCCAATTAACGGCCCCCATCAAGGCGGATGGATCAGCGGCACGGATGGGCGAGAATGGTTCATTCACTTTCAGGACAAAGGCGCGTACGGGCGCATCATCCACCTGCAACCCCTGCGTTGGGTCAATGATTGGCCTGAAATGGGTCAGGATTACGATGGCAATGGGGTAGGGGAGCCCGTATCCGAGTTTTTAAAGCCTGTACTTTCTAAAGAAGTGGCAGTTCCCCAAACTACGGATGAATTCAACAATAAACAATTGGGCTTACAATGGCAGTGGCAAGCCAATATCGTCCCCGCTTGGTTTATTTTGAACAATGGACTGCTGCGTTTGATGGGCATGGGGCAAGTAGATCAGCGCAGCATCTGGATGCAACCCAATTTGCTCTTGCAGAAATTTCCGGCAGAAAATTTCAGTGCGACCACTAAACTAAAACTGGCACCGCAGGGTGGCAAAGCTGGCTTAACCGTTTTTGGACTGGATTACGCCAGTCTGCAAATTGAATATTTGCCGAGCAAAAAGTACAGCATTTCCTTACGTGTTTGTAAAGACGCCGACAAGGGAACCGCCGAGGTACAAGGTTCACCAGAGGTTTTCACTACTTCGCCGGAGGTACATTTTCGGGTGGAAATTAGAAAGGTTCAACCTTCTCCAAAAGACCCAATTCGAGCGATATGCCAGTTTTTCTATAGCCTGGACGGAGTGAATTTCACGACCATCGGTGCTCCTTTTACCGCCAGAGAAGGGAAATGGGTGGGTGCCAAGGTGGGTTTGTTCAGTACGGGTAAAAAAGGTACTTACGCCGATTTTGATTGGTTTCGGATGGCGGAGCTGTGAGTATGCTACCCCGGGATTATTTTTCTCAAAACTGTTACAAAAAAGCATCACATGAACCTTTCCAATATCATTTGGATGATTGTATCCATTATGGCCATAGGCACACAATCCATCGCCCAACCACTAGCGTTTCCCGGCGCAATGGGCGGTGGCAAATACACCACTGGCGGTCGCGGCGGCGATGTATACGAAGTGACCAACCTGAACGACTCGGGAGTAGGCAGTCTACGCGATGCCGTAAGCAAACCCAACCGCACCATCGTATTCCGGGTTTCAGGAATCATTGAGCTAAAGTCGAGGCTCGTACTCCGGCAACCCAACATCACCATCGCCGGGCAAACCGCCCCCGGACAAGGCATTTGCCTGGCCAATTATGCCACAAATATCTCCACCAACAACATCATCATCCGCTATCTCCGCTTCCGGCACGGCGATGCCCAAGCCTCAGAAGACGACGCACTGAATTGTTTTTCGGGTGCCTACCGCAACATCATCATCGACCATTGTTCCATGAGTTGGTCCGTTGATGAAACCACCAGTTTTTATGACGTAAAAAACGTCACCTTGCAGTGGAACATCATCAGTGAAAGCCTGTATAAGTCCGTGCATGCCAAAGGCAACCATGGTTATGCCGGCATTTTTGGCGGTGCAAACTCCTCTTATTTATTCAACCTCATTGCGCACCACACCAGTCGCACGCCCCGCTTTAATGGAACCCGTTACGATAGTCAGACCTTCGGCGATAGCCTGGAGTTTTGCAACAACGTGATTTACAATTGGGGCAGCACCAACAGCGCATACGGTGGTGAAGGCGGCAAGTACAACATGATCAACAACTACTACAAACCCGGCCCCGCCACCCCTGGTAACCTCAGCACCAGCAGCGCCTCCAACAAACGCAACCGCATCCTGAACTATTCCAACTTTTACCTGGAAGGCACTGATACCATCTGGGGCGGTGATTTTTATATCCATGGCAACTACGTGCACGGTTACCCCGATGTTACTGCGGACAACTGGACCAAAGGGGTACAAAAAAGCAGCAACCACCCTGCTGCTGATCGATTGATCCGCGAAGCCAAACAGACCACGCCGTATAGCATTTCCGATTTTGTGCCAATGGCAGCCAACAGCGCCTACGATTCGGTGGCGCGGTACGCTGGGGCCATTTTGCCCGAACGTGATCCCATTGATGCTCGCATCATCCGGGAAATGCTGGAAGGGAAAGCGACTTACGAAGGTGCAACTTACAAAACGGTCACGTCTACGGGGGTAACCCATCCTTCCGGTATCATCGACAAACCTAGCGATGTGGGTGGCTATCCAACTTATAGCTCCCAACCAGCCCCCCAAGACACGGACAAGGATGGTATGCCCGATGCTTGGGAGTTGTCCAAAGGTTTGAACCCCAACAATGCCAGCGACCGCAATACCACCAACGCCGAGGGTTATACCATG includes these proteins:
- a CDS encoding DUF4957 domain-containing protein; the protein is MKNIAKYAIFPIAFCAALVFLFSSCEKEEIVYEETRLFRPALNTALSAKLNTIIIDMAKMKEAVSYTFEISQDSFKTAPLYTFTIDTTYLIVDKGLVGEELDYNSSYQVRVTAIAADPQFNSRPALLGSVRTEPLPSIQLAPRAYDVTDVLARVRWNPFGLPVDQVKVFSTTDKKLRTPLGSYTVSSAQNTAGEVIIDKLTPATSYLVAIYSAGGLRGFVEYKTLEKGVYPGDPNVIDLTTSEDPGALQTAMASVAEGSIVLLKRGVRYNFPAANLSTSITIKGEYGLTEGRAQIFSTGDWRIATGVTIDHVVFDDIDIIGSDPGAVYVFNINNSGTPTIITNLVFKNCTITSLRGIARLRSDSYIKNFTITNSIVYNIGSYGVFTTDTDGATKAAVDHIKLLNSTFYQLSFIATSRTNSQSFLIDGCTFSEFTEAGQRTFRYRGGTDRNNIIGGLTISNSVWGTGWDKAASGSKTVTFKEGLVSTNVSVLNTWATSDFAAAAGSELPGFPALTYSGTATKLWTDPTKGNFSIADAGFAGKTSSGDPRWRVKL
- a CDS encoding T9SS type A sorting domain-containing protein; the protein is MNLSNIIWMIVSIMAIGTQSIAQPLAFPGAMGGGKYTTGGRGGDVYEVTNLNDSGVGSLRDAVSKPNRTIVFRVSGIIELKSRLVLRQPNITIAGQTAPGQGICLANYATNISTNNIIIRYLRFRHGDAQASEDDALNCFSGAYRNIIIDHCSMSWSVDETTSFYDVKNVTLQWNIISESLYKSVHAKGNHGYAGIFGGANSSYLFNLIAHHTSRTPRFNGTRYDSQTFGDSLEFCNNVIYNWGSTNSAYGGEGGKYNMINNYYKPGPATPGNLSTSSASNKRNRILNYSNFYLEGTDTIWGGDFYIHGNYVHGYPDVTADNWTKGVQKSSNHPAADRLIREAKQTTPYSISDFVPMAANSAYDSVARYAGAILPERDPIDARIIREMLEGKATYEGATYKTVTSTGVTHPSGIIDKPSDVGGYPTYSSQPAPQDTDKDGMPDAWELSKGLNPNNASDRNTTNAEGYTMLEVYLNSLQAKIVSSVPVIKADDAKIKIYPNPTKGLLNIHNLSDTEIEQVFLYDFSGRQVDSSAQHISKKQSLEMNLSRHPKGSYVLKLVSKGVIYTKSIIKR
- a CDS encoding glycoside hydrolase 43 family protein; this translates as MGSKITGIAVMLCLVQGIVFSQATIHNPNLSDDRYRNPIIHADYSDPDVVRVGEDYYMTASSFSHFPGLPILHSKDLVNWTIIAHAALTYPDTSFRLPQHGNAIWAPSIRHHNGTYYIYYGDPDRGVFMTKATNPAGPWTPLKLIKKVTGWIDCCPLWDEDGKAYLVHAYANSRVGLKSVLLVNEMNPNGEEILGTSTLVFNGQQNHNTIEGPKFYKRNGYYYIFAPAGGVATGWQTILRSKNVFGPYEEKIVLEQGSTPINGPHQGGWISGTDGREWFIHFQDKGAYGRIIHLQPLRWVNDWPEMGQDYDGNGVGEPVSEFLKPVLSKEVAVPQTTDEFNNKQLGLQWQWQANIVPAWFILNNGLLRLMGMGQVDQRSIWMQPNLLLQKFPAENFSATTKLKLAPQGGKAGLTVFGLDYASLQIEYLPSKKYSISLRVCKDADKGTAEVQGSPEVFTTSPEVHFRVEIRKVQPSPKDPIRAICQFFYSLDGVNFTTIGAPFTAREGKWVGAKVGLFSTGKKGTYADFDWFRMAEL
- a CDS encoding RagB/SusD family nutrient uptake outer membrane protein, with the protein product MKRNILIFTLILSLASCSDFLEPDSLSTFDSKYVFSNVDDARKGVNAAYVQFGTDGFRSRLSNNMAGNTDIERQSGWSSSSDRYQIWNLDALSTNGDLRQFWNAAYTSIRDANIAIEGIESSGSLESNDAQTKRLMYNMLGEVYTLRAYWYSMLIYFFGDVPNVRLAPKAGVDFYLPRENRNVILTQLIDDLKAIEDKMLWADQCQYGTEQVNREFTLGMIARLALQRGGYYLKPDMTMVREGDYKTYYQIAKDYTGKLISLKDRPLPTDYRQVFLNQNKFVTTVNSEVLFEVPFALGNGDVGWNIGITVQGGATASHAYGSGNNYMAIPMSYYFSFDTTDIRRDVTCALYQVNTKFEEEFASANNIAQGKWSRYFLPAPQGQNSAKGTGINWPMLRYADVLLMYAEAENELNGPTAEAKNAFKRVRQRAFSSSLWAEKVDAYTDSRSGSKEEFFNAIVDERGWEFGGEMIRKYELIRWGIYSKKMQETVNTLKEMVDGAIAGTGKYANLPDYMYWKRNAAGKFTLLNPNTKVTGVPDPSWTRVPFTRAMYDATKMTYSEFVTKDWEPYYNGPVPGVARYIFPVPEEAVSASQGKVDNNGYMFK